One region of Hymenobacter sediminicola genomic DNA includes:
- a CDS encoding phosphoadenosine phosphosulfate reductase family protein: MKAQQSNLFEGSRRLQMDESIELTIRSLQAYGPTHKHWAIAWSGGKDSTALVTLVVWLITSGKIQRPETLTVLFADTRLEMVPLMAAAHDIMDDLRELGIDVRVVMAEMDQRYFVYLLGRGVPPPNNGTLRWCTAQIKIEPMEAELRRLFAEKGEKVLMLTGVRQGESAMRDQRIVMSCGKDGAECGQGWYQETLPTSLCDTLAPLLHWRVCHIWEWLRNWAPRVEYGDWSTKMVAEAYGGDEAEEKNARTGCMGCPLASKDMALENLTKRPQWAYLSPLLRLKPMYRWLRLPSQRLRQPGGEKRKDGSLTKNQQRMGPLTMEARLAALDKVLGIQAEVNQVAEATGRPRVDILNPDEEARIRELIANNTWPQKWTGEEPTADIPQDVVYPDGYRMNLLDFMKSAA, encoded by the coding sequence ATGAAAGCGCAACAATCCAATCTCTTCGAAGGAAGCCGCCGTCTGCAGATGGATGAGTCTATTGAATTGACTATCCGCAGCCTTCAAGCCTACGGCCCAACCCATAAGCACTGGGCTATTGCTTGGAGCGGAGGAAAGGATAGCACGGCGCTGGTTACCCTCGTCGTCTGGCTTATCACATCCGGCAAGATTCAGCGGCCCGAAACCCTGACCGTCCTGTTTGCCGACACGCGCCTGGAAATGGTCCCGCTAATGGCCGCCGCCCATGATATCATGGATGACCTGCGCGAGCTGGGCATTGATGTGCGAGTCGTGATGGCCGAAATGGACCAGCGCTATTTCGTCTACCTGCTGGGACGAGGCGTGCCGCCGCCCAATAACGGTACGCTCCGCTGGTGCACAGCCCAGATTAAGATTGAGCCGATGGAAGCAGAGCTGCGCCGGCTCTTTGCCGAGAAAGGTGAAAAGGTGCTAATGCTGACCGGTGTGCGGCAAGGCGAATCGGCCATGCGGGACCAGCGCATCGTGATGAGCTGCGGCAAGGATGGCGCTGAATGTGGGCAGGGCTGGTATCAGGAAACGCTGCCGACGTCGCTCTGTGATACGCTGGCCCCGCTGCTGCATTGGCGGGTCTGCCATATCTGGGAGTGGCTGCGCAACTGGGCGCCGCGGGTCGAATACGGCGACTGGAGCACCAAGATGGTAGCTGAAGCCTACGGTGGTGACGAAGCGGAAGAGAAGAACGCCCGCACCGGGTGCATGGGTTGCCCGCTGGCCAGTAAGGACATGGCCTTGGAGAACCTGACCAAGCGCCCCCAGTGGGCTTACCTGTCTCCTCTGTTGCGTCTCAAGCCGATGTATCGGTGGCTACGCCTACCCTCGCAACGGTTGCGGCAACCCGGTGGGGAGAAGCGCAAGGATGGCAGCCTGACGAAAAATCAGCAGCGTATGGGGCCGCTTACGATGGAAGCGCGGCTGGCAGCTCTGGATAAGGTTCTCGGTATACAAGCCGAGGTAAATCAAGTAGCGGAAGCCACAGGCCGGCCGCGCGTAGATATTCTCAATCCAGATGAGGAAGCCCGAATCCGGGAGCTGATTGCCAACAATACATGGCCACAAAAGTGGACAGGTGAAGAGCCTACAGCAGATATTCCGCAGGATGTTGTGTACCCTGATGGATACCGCATGAACCTGCTCGATTTCATGAAATCCGCAGCATAA
- a CDS encoding DNA methyltransferase produces MENYTEFLGSKIKLAPDAGFDVDVATLHPSSLPHQIDTIVWALKKGSALIGSSFGLGKTHTQIELLKAIRTQQGGYVLIVCPLGVKHQFTEEDGPRLGVQIQYVRNDGEALASQTPYLITNYERVRDGHFSPKFLASLTAVTLDEGSVLRSIGTDTYQQFTSLLKSVPFRFVCTATPAPNKYKELIHYAEFLGVMDSGQALTRWFKRDAQKAGNLTIHPQHEADFWLWVSSWALFLTKPSDLGYSDAGYDLPELEVHWHLITEGEADVRVDKRSGQSEVFASTGGNLPAAAREKKRSIVARVDKALQIILTPEGYQDHWLIWHHLEDERRALETTFAEATGGFHSVYGSQNLELREQLIVGFSHGEYQYLATKPEIAGSGCNFQRHCHLNLFLGIDYRFEDFIQAVHRTHRFQQQHPVQVHILYTVAEEPIRKELEAKWQRHNELMETMSGIIKTYGLSHQAAKARLTRSMGVQREVAAGKRYTCVHNDCVAELATMADNSVDLIHTSIPFGNHYEYSASYNDFGHNESNERFFEQFAYLVPELLRVLKPGRVAAIHVKDRIRYGSVTGNGFMTVERFSDQTSDAFEKGGFLFMGRNTILTDVVRENNQTYRLGWSEQCKDGSKMSYGMPEYVLLFRKLPTDLSNAYADEPVVKSKEEYSRGRWQLDAHAFWRSSGDRLLSPQDIRNKGLDVIGKWFKQRNLHNVYDFSEHVRLSEQLDEAGRLSSSYMMLPPQSYSDMVWSDVVYMRTLNGEQFKRNAQNHICPLPFDIVDRVIQRWSNPNDLVLDPFGGLMTVPYRAVTLGRRGYGIELKQEYWQAGQVYCREAEYKASVPSLFDLLDAETPRKEAA; encoded by the coding sequence ATGGAGAACTACACCGAGTTTTTAGGCTCAAAAATCAAGCTCGCGCCCGACGCCGGCTTTGATGTGGACGTTGCCACGCTGCACCCGTCCAGCTTGCCGCACCAGATTGATACCATTGTATGGGCCCTGAAGAAAGGCAGTGCCCTGATTGGCTCGAGCTTCGGGCTGGGCAAGACCCACACCCAGATTGAGCTGCTGAAAGCCATCCGCACCCAGCAGGGTGGCTATGTACTGATTGTGTGCCCGCTGGGCGTCAAGCACCAGTTCACGGAAGAGGATGGCCCGCGCCTGGGGGTACAGATTCAGTACGTGCGCAACGATGGTGAGGCGCTGGCCAGCCAGACCCCGTACCTGATTACCAACTACGAGCGGGTGCGCGACGGGCATTTTTCGCCGAAATTTCTGGCTTCGCTGACGGCCGTCACTCTCGACGAAGGCTCGGTGCTGCGCAGCATCGGCACGGACACGTATCAGCAGTTTACGAGCCTGCTCAAGTCCGTGCCGTTCCGCTTTGTGTGTACGGCCACGCCGGCGCCCAACAAATACAAGGAACTGATTCACTACGCCGAGTTCCTGGGCGTGATGGATTCGGGGCAGGCGCTGACGCGCTGGTTTAAGCGCGACGCGCAGAAGGCCGGCAACCTGACGATTCACCCTCAGCACGAAGCCGACTTCTGGCTGTGGGTCAGCAGCTGGGCGCTGTTTCTGACCAAGCCGTCTGATCTGGGCTACTCCGACGCAGGCTACGACCTGCCTGAGCTGGAGGTGCACTGGCACCTGATTACTGAAGGCGAGGCCGATGTGCGCGTGGATAAGCGCAGCGGGCAGTCGGAAGTGTTTGCTTCCACCGGCGGCAATTTGCCCGCGGCGGCCCGCGAGAAAAAGCGCAGCATTGTCGCCCGGGTCGATAAGGCGCTGCAAATTATTCTAACGCCGGAAGGCTACCAGGATCATTGGCTGATCTGGCATCACCTGGAGGATGAGCGGCGGGCACTGGAAACCACGTTCGCAGAAGCGACCGGCGGCTTCCATTCAGTCTACGGTTCGCAAAACCTCGAGCTTCGGGAACAGCTGATTGTCGGCTTCAGCCACGGCGAATACCAGTACCTGGCTACCAAGCCGGAAATAGCCGGCTCCGGCTGCAACTTCCAGCGGCACTGCCATCTGAACCTGTTTCTGGGTATTGACTACCGCTTCGAAGACTTTATTCAGGCCGTGCACCGCACCCACCGCTTTCAGCAGCAGCACCCGGTGCAGGTGCATATTCTGTACACGGTAGCCGAGGAGCCGATCCGCAAGGAACTGGAAGCCAAGTGGCAGCGCCACAACGAGCTGATGGAAACCATGAGCGGCATCATCAAAACCTACGGCCTGTCGCATCAGGCCGCCAAGGCCCGGCTGACGCGCAGCATGGGCGTGCAGCGCGAGGTGGCGGCCGGCAAGCGCTACACCTGCGTGCACAACGACTGCGTGGCCGAGCTGGCCACGATGGCCGATAACTCGGTGGATTTGATTCACACCAGCATCCCGTTCGGCAATCACTACGAGTACAGCGCCTCCTACAACGATTTCGGCCACAACGAAAGCAACGAGCGCTTCTTTGAGCAGTTCGCCTACCTCGTGCCCGAACTGCTGCGCGTGCTCAAGCCGGGCCGCGTCGCTGCAATTCATGTCAAGGACCGCATCCGCTACGGCAGCGTTACCGGCAACGGGTTTATGACCGTGGAGCGGTTTTCGGACCAGACGTCGGATGCCTTTGAGAAAGGCGGCTTCCTGTTTATGGGCCGCAATACCATTCTGACCGATGTAGTGCGGGAAAACAACCAGACCTACCGGCTGGGCTGGAGCGAGCAGTGCAAGGACGGCTCGAAGATGAGCTACGGCATGCCCGAATACGTGCTATTGTTCCGCAAGCTGCCCACCGATCTGTCGAATGCTTACGCCGATGAGCCGGTCGTAAAATCCAAGGAAGAATACAGCCGGGGTCGCTGGCAGCTGGATGCGCACGCGTTCTGGCGCTCTTCCGGCGACCGGCTGCTTTCGCCCCAGGATATCCGCAACAAGGGGTTGGATGTCATCGGCAAGTGGTTCAAGCAGCGCAACCTGCACAACGTCTATGACTTCTCGGAGCATGTACGCCTAAGCGAGCAGCTGGACGAGGCGGGCCGCCTGTCGAGCTCCTACATGATGCTTCCGCCGCAATCCTACTCGGATATGGTGTGGTCGGACGTGGTGTACATGCGCACGCTCAATGGCGAGCAGTTTAAGCGCAATGCCCAGAACCATATCTGCCCGCTGCCCTTCGACATCGTGGACCGGGTAATCCAGCGCTGGAGCAATCCCAACGACCTGGTACTGGACCCGTTCGGCGGGCTGATGACCGTGCCCTACCGGGCCGTTACGCTGGGCCGCCGCGGCTACGGCATTGAACTGAAACAGGAGTACTGGCAGGCGGGTCAGGTGTACTGCCGCGAGGCCGAATACAAGGCCTCAGTACCCAGCCTGTTTGATCTGTTGGACGCGGAGACGCCTAGAAAAGAGGCTGCCTAA
- the dnaN gene encoding DNA polymerase III subunit beta, which yields MSTVVTSSLTTMLLSSAALLKAAQHAQLAVPSHQPIVPILENLLLSVVARPSEFGTYSDMTVTGYDLEHRFTSRPLPLERRDTDNVALCVPGKQLIELLRNLQEQPLTVKMLDCATSSPSLHINAWLSHSLLNSGNGNARYELAGEQANDYPREAALGEVVATLRIPAHVLLAGLTATLPVTSTDELRPAMTGVLITVHGHTLEFAATCGHRLVVMTKQDQHEGTGEASFIVPRKACEILLKLMDKREVVEVLVSKTQVLFKLEKGELQARLIDEKYPDFRNVIPAENPNVLVVHRTEMLAAVKRLMIFSNKTTYHIAFDLDAATGSQLVAEDLDFQNKATESMPGTYAGDVLKIGFNARFLRFFLEKLPCQSVRISMSSSSRAAVLQSADADDGLMCLLMPVMLNNYM from the coding sequence ATGTCAACCGTCGTTACTTCTTCCCTTACCACCATGCTGCTCAGCAGCGCCGCCCTGCTTAAGGCTGCCCAGCACGCCCAACTGGCCGTGCCTTCACATCAACCCATTGTGCCGATTCTGGAAAACCTGCTGCTTTCGGTAGTAGCACGGCCCAGCGAGTTCGGTACCTATTCCGACATGACCGTAACCGGCTACGACCTGGAGCACCGCTTCACGTCCCGCCCGCTGCCGCTGGAGCGCCGCGACACGGATAACGTGGCCCTGTGCGTGCCCGGCAAGCAACTGATTGAATTGCTGCGCAACCTGCAAGAGCAGCCGCTGACAGTCAAGATGCTCGACTGCGCCACCTCTTCCCCGTCGCTGCACATCAACGCCTGGCTGTCGCACTCGCTGCTGAACAGCGGCAACGGCAACGCCCGCTATGAGCTGGCCGGCGAACAGGCCAACGACTACCCACGCGAAGCCGCGCTGGGGGAAGTCGTGGCCACGCTGCGCATTCCCGCCCACGTGCTGCTGGCTGGCCTGACAGCCACGCTTCCGGTTACCAGCACCGACGAGCTGCGGCCGGCCATGACCGGCGTGCTGATTACGGTCCACGGGCACACGCTGGAATTTGCCGCTACCTGTGGCCACCGGCTGGTCGTGATGACCAAGCAGGATCAGCATGAGGGCACCGGCGAGGCGTCTTTCATTGTGCCGCGCAAGGCCTGCGAAATCCTGCTGAAGCTGATGGACAAGCGCGAAGTAGTGGAAGTACTGGTAAGCAAAACCCAGGTCCTGTTCAAGCTGGAAAAAGGGGAATTGCAGGCCCGCCTGATCGACGAGAAGTACCCCGATTTCCGCAACGTCATTCCGGCGGAAAACCCGAACGTGCTGGTGGTGCACCGCACGGAAATGCTGGCGGCCGTCAAGCGCCTGATGATTTTCAGCAATAAGACGACCTACCACATTGCCTTCGACCTGGATGCCGCCACCGGTAGCCAACTGGTAGCCGAAGACCTAGACTTCCAGAACAAGGCGACGGAATCAATGCCTGGCACCTATGCCGGCGATGTGCTGAAAATTGGCTTCAACGCCCGCTTCCTGCGCTTCTTCCTGGAAAAGCTGCCGTGCCAGAGCGTGCGCATCAGCATGAGCTCATCCAGCCGGGCCGCCGTGCTGCAGTCAGCGGATGCCGATGACGGCCTGATGTGCCTGCTCATGCCCGTGATGCTCAACAACTACATGTAA